The nucleotide sequence ATATATTCAACACACGAATTGAGCATCCATATAGCAGTCCAGCAGTAAGAAATTAATCCTTACAGCAGCTGACGTCTTCATCTGTAGAAGAAGGTTCACTCATACCAAATACCAATTTCCCAAAGAAAGCCCCCAATATACATGAGATGATAATATACCCGTTGTAATAcatgaacaacaacatgaTAATGTAACTAGCACCCCATTGAATCGTGAAAATAATACTTCTGATTAAGTGGTGTACCCAACTCGAGTTGCGGCGTCTCAATAACCATTGATGGGAAACCAAATATACGAGAGGACTCGAAATGTCTTTGGAAGTGTACTGTTCTTCTTTAGGAGAAGCAGTAATAGTTAAAGcatcaaattctttggcTACACGTCCAAGCCATTGGTAGAAgaacaccaacaagaaaacACCGATACAGGATCCAGCAAACATACCCCTAGTCCTCACGTGCCACGATTTGGCAATAAAGCACGAGTCAATGGTATACCAGTTCCACAACATGGAAATTTTACAAGCTGGTTCactggaagaagaagaacctcCCATAGTCATTTTGACGACCGGATCTAACGACATTGTATTATCAGTTTAAATCTGTAGAGTTTCTCTGAAAGTTCAGGGTAGAATTGTAGCTTTATATATCAACGAAGATCGTAGGTGTGAGTAAATTAAATTTCCAATTTGCACCCGAAATACTTTAATCTGAAAATATGAGCCAATAACTCGATAGAGCCTTGTTCGGTCATATACGAACTTCATACAGGTCAAGAAATATGACACTGTCAACTCAATATCTACTTGTGGTGGTATTCCCACCGGGCATTTGCAAAAGTTAAATACGAGATTAATGTCTCATGCTGACGTAAGCAAAAGTAATATCACATAAACGAATAGCGGCTAAATGGTTTAGAGATGAAGGGGCAAGCTGATGTAATGGTATGAACAAGGTACCTGATAGCTAAAGGTAATAGAAATCATGCTTGCAGGTCAATATGATACATCACGTGACATGCCCACAGTTTCCGTGGACAACCTGCAAAATGACCCTCAGGTCCACAAGTGTCCGAAAATGAACTATTCGAGAAATGAATCGGCCAACAAATCCGCAACTCTGGGGGAAAGATGGGGCGTGGACGCTGGTACCGCGCCCGCCGATTCAGCTTATTATAGTTCTTGAGTCATTTTAATTAGTAAGTTGGTTGTAACAAACGGTGATGGTGGGATAGATGACATGAACTTCCTTTTTAATTTGCAAATGGTCATAAATTAACTAAGCAAACTTGCCCATTCCTTAATTTATTTGCCCAAAGGAAAAACAAATTTCGCCGGATTCAACAAGTGCGGTGGACAACTACCTCAATATAAATAGGGCCGAAATTTCTCgcttttcttccaacagCAATTTTCACAATGGCTAACTCATTAGAACAATTAAAAGCTACCGGTACTGTTATCGTCACCGACACCGGTGAATTCGAATCAATTGCCAAATATACTCCACAAGATGCTACCACCAACCCATCTTTGATCTTGGCTGCCGCAAAGAAGCCAGAATAcgccaagttgattgatgTGGCTATTGAATACGCCAAGGACAAGGGTACCACCAAGTCCGAAAAggctgctgctgctttAGACAGGTTATTGGTTGAATTCGGTaaggaaatcttgaatatTGTTC is from Yamadazyma tenuis chromosome 6, complete sequence and encodes:
- the ctr4 gene encoding copper transporter complex subunit Ctr4 (EggNog:ENOG503P3B6; COG:P), producing the protein MSLDPVVKMTMGGSSSSSEPACKISMLWNWYTIDSCFIAKSWHVRTRGMFAGSCIGVFLLVFFYQWLGRVAKEFDALTITASPKEEQYTSKDISSPLVYLVSHQWLLRRRNSSWVHHLIRSIIFTIQWGASYIIMLLFMYYNGYIIISCILGAFFGKLVFGMSEPSSTDEDVSCCKD